DNA from Marinagarivorans cellulosilyticus:
GCCACAGGTTTTTGTGGAGCTAAAAGACAAAGGTTTTATTGCTAGCATGGGCTATGGCGATTTTCTGCTGCAATACCTTAACCCCTTTGGTGAGCTACCGGCTGTTTATGGTCGCATGGGAGCTTTACCATGGACGTGGAACCACCTATGGTTTTTACCTTACGTCCTGTGTTACAGCCTAATCGCGGTTGCTGTTGCGGGTGTTGTCTCGTTTAAGGCGCGCTATTGGCAACTAAACCATCGCTTAAGCCAATGGGGGCTTTATGCGGGGTTGCTTGTGGTGCCAGCGTTACTGTATTGGCTTATTGGTGAATGGTTATATGCCGCCTACCCCAAAAATTACGCTTTTATTGGAGATTGGTTTAGTCATGCCAGTTATGGTTTGGCGTTTTGTATGGGCACCTTATGGGTTGTGTGGCCCCAGTTATGGCAGCGTTTACCAACTTTAATATTGCCAAGCCTGCTGTTGGCAAGCGCTAGCTTTGCGCTGGTGCTAATGTATGTGGGTAAGTTGCCAGCCGTGTTTAGTGGCCAGCTGGCAGAGGGCGTTTTAGCGGCAAAAGGCTTTGTGTTTTCGGCTAACCGCTGGCTATGGTTATTGGCGGTACTCGCCTTGGGCGCGCGTTACCTTGTGGTGGATTACCCCTGGCTTAGGCCGCTGCGCCAGCGCATTTTTTGCTATTACATTGTGCATCAAACGGTGCTTATTCTTGGCCTATGGATTTTAAAAGAGCAAGCCCTAGGCATGGCAGAGCCTACCTTGTTATTGCTGGGCACGTTGCTGCTGTGCGAGCTAAGTTACCAGTGTGCTTGCCGTTACTGGGTGTTGGGGTATTTGTTGGGGGTGTTTATAGCTGTTAAGCCTAGACCCTAACATTGCATTAACTTTTAGCCCTAAATTCCGTCGGAGTTTGCCCTGTTTCCCGTTTAAACGCTTTGTAAAACGACGAACGAGCATTAAAACCAGCGGTATAGGCAATATCGATAACCGTCATTTCGCCAGCTAGAATTAGCGGCTTGGCATGTATGACGCGGCATTGGTTTACATAGTCAAAAAAGTTTTGCTGCAGGTTGTTGTTTAAGGCTTGCGACACATAATGCGGCGTAATGGCAAGGTGTTGGGCCAGCTTTTGGAGCGATAGCGCAGGGTCTAGGTAAAGCTGTTGTTCTTGCATGGCGATTTGTATTTTTTGTGCGATGCGGGCTTCTTGCTCTG
Protein-coding regions in this window:
- a CDS encoding acyltransferase family protein; amino-acid sequence: MTQKAEPNSPPPPQRLVAIDALRVLAFGLLMLYHLGMAYVPDWGWHIKSHYQSPWLQSIMLWSNQWRMDLLFVLSGMAVAIMLQRKPTLTVGRLRIVHLGIPLLAGVFIWVAPQVFVELKDKGFIASMGYGDFLLQYLNPFGELPAVYGRMGALPWTWNHLWFLPYVLCYSLIAVAVAGVVSFKARYWQLNHRLSQWGLYAGLLVVPALLYWLIGEWLYAAYPKNYAFIGDWFSHASYGLAFCMGTLWVVWPQLWQRLPTLILPSLLLASASFALVLMYVGKLPAVFSGQLAEGVLAAKGFVFSANRWLWLLAVLALGARYLVVDYPWLRPLRQRIFCYYIVHQTVLILGLWILKEQALGMAEPTLLLLGTLLLCELSYQCACRYWVLGYLLGVFIAVKPRP